One part of the Pseudomonas sp. MYb118 genome encodes these proteins:
- a CDS encoding DUF4124 domain-containing protein, which translates to MRVWLLSACLIALPVSAEVFTYTDAEGNRVFTDQPGTSNAKRVPLTKSNRMSATPTAAPPPKTEKNAAPKAVFHYNMLRVLIPEPDATIRSSTGELIVSITSEPGLQAGHRYRLLLDGQPTAEPGPSPVFALSNIDRGSHQLSIEILDEQGRTVERTANQPFHMQRISLAQKRKVQPCTLTDYGQRPECPLKDKPEEEKSTFLPFF; encoded by the coding sequence GTGAGAGTGTGGTTGCTCAGCGCCTGCCTGATCGCGCTGCCCGTATCCGCCGAGGTGTTCACCTACACCGATGCCGAAGGCAATCGGGTGTTTACCGATCAACCGGGGACCAGCAACGCCAAGCGAGTGCCACTGACCAAGAGCAATCGCATGTCTGCCACCCCGACCGCCGCGCCACCGCCGAAAACCGAGAAGAACGCCGCGCCCAAGGCCGTATTCCACTACAACATGCTCAGGGTCCTGATCCCCGAACCCGACGCCACCATCCGCAGCAGCACCGGCGAGCTGATCGTCAGCATCACCAGCGAACCCGGCCTGCAAGCCGGCCATCGCTACCGCCTGCTCCTCGACGGCCAACCCACCGCCGAACCCGGCCCCAGCCCGGTGTTCGCCCTTTCCAACATTGATCGCGGCAGTCATCAACTGTCCATCGAGATTCTCGACGAGCAGGGGCGCACGGTCGAACGCACGGCCAATCAACCCTTCCACATGCAACGCATCTCCCTTGCGCAGAAACGCAAAGTCCAGCCCTGCACGCTGACCGACTACGGCCAGCGACCGGAATGCCCGCTCAAGGACAAACCGGAAGAAGAAAAAAGCACCTTCCTGCCCTTCTTCTGA
- a CDS encoding DUF4124 domain-containing protein gives MGRGFLLILLLIALPAAAQIYKYTDAAGNTAYSNQPPDGVQAQPVELPPLNSVERQAPPAPPAEASSSERPRSAYEVLELTNLPTSEALRANNGTFTVTVLIKPRLQGPHLLRLLLDDQPYGQPSNVPILQLVNIDRGTHSLAVQVIDGENVVQQSPSVTFTLQRVHKP, from the coding sequence ATGGGTCGTGGTTTTCTGCTCATCCTGCTGCTGATCGCTCTGCCCGCCGCAGCGCAGATCTACAAGTACACCGACGCTGCCGGCAACACCGCCTACAGCAATCAACCACCGGATGGCGTGCAGGCGCAGCCGGTCGAATTGCCACCACTCAACAGCGTGGAGCGCCAGGCGCCGCCGGCTCCGCCAGCCGAAGCGTCCAGCAGTGAGCGCCCGCGCAGTGCCTACGAGGTGCTGGAGCTGACCAACCTGCCCACCAGCGAAGCCCTGCGCGCCAACAATGGCACCTTCACCGTCACCGTACTGATCAAGCCCAGACTGCAAGGCCCGCATCTGTTGCGCCTGCTGCTGGACGATCAGCCATACGGCCAGCCGAGCAACGTGCCGATCCTGCAACTGGTCAACATTGATCGCGGCACCCACAGCCTGGCGGTGCAGGTGATCGACGGGGAAAACGTCGTCCAGCAGAGCCCCAGCGTGACCTTCACCCTGCAACGGGTGCATAAGCCGTGA
- the glnA gene encoding type I glutamate--ammonia ligase yields MSKSVQLIKDHDVKWIDLRFTDTRGTQHHVTMPARDALDDDFFEVGKMFDGSSIAGWKGIEASDMILMPVDDTAVLDPFTEEPTLILVCDIIEPSSMQGYDRDPRAIAKRAEEYLKATAIGDTVFAGPEPEFFIFDQVKFKSDISGSMFKIYSEQGSWMSDQDVEGGNKGHRPGVKGGYFPVPPFDHDHEIRTSMCNALEEMGLTVEVHHHEVATAGQNEIGVKFNTLVKKADETQTLKYVVHNVADAYGRTATFMPKPLYGDNGSGMHVHMSIWKDGKNTFAGEGYAGLSDTALYFIGGIIKHGKALNGFTNPATNSYKRLVPGFEAPVMLAYSARNRSASIRIPYVSSPKARRIEARFPDPAANPYLAFAALLMAGLDGIQNKIHPGDAADKNLYDLPPEEAKEIPQVCGSLKEALEELDKGRAFLTKGGVFSDDFIDAYIALKSEEEIKVRTFVHPLEYDLYYSC; encoded by the coding sequence ATGTCGAAGTCGGTTCAACTCATTAAAGATCATGACGTCAAGTGGATTGATCTGCGCTTCACGGACACCCGCGGCACTCAGCACCACGTGACCATGCCGGCTCGCGACGCGCTGGATGACGACTTCTTCGAAGTCGGCAAGATGTTCGACGGTTCCTCCATCGCTGGCTGGAAAGGCATCGAAGCTTCCGACATGATCCTGATGCCGGTAGACGATACCGCCGTCCTGGACCCGTTCACCGAAGAGCCGACCCTGATCCTGGTCTGCGACATCATCGAACCTTCGAGCATGCAGGGCTACGACCGCGACCCACGTGCGATCGCCAAGCGCGCCGAAGAGTACCTGAAGGCCACCGCCATCGGTGACACCGTATTCGCCGGTCCAGAGCCAGAGTTCTTCATCTTCGACCAGGTGAAATTCAAGTCCGACATCTCGGGCTCGATGTTCAAGATCTACTCCGAACAAGGTTCGTGGATGTCCGACCAGGACGTGGAAGGCGGCAACAAGGGCCACCGTCCAGGCGTCAAAGGCGGCTACTTCCCGGTTCCACCGTTCGACCACGACCACGAAATCCGTACCTCCATGTGCAACGCACTGGAAGAAATGGGCCTGACCGTCGAAGTTCACCACCACGAAGTGGCAACTGCCGGCCAGAACGAAATCGGCGTCAAGTTCAACACCCTGGTGAAGAAAGCCGACGAAACCCAAACCCTGAAGTACGTCGTGCACAACGTTGCCGACGCTTACGGCCGCACCGCTACCTTCATGCCTAAGCCGCTGTACGGTGACAACGGTTCGGGTATGCACGTGCACATGTCCATCTGGAAAGATGGCAAGAACACCTTCGCAGGTGAAGGTTATGCCGGCCTGTCCGACACCGCCCTGTACTTCATCGGCGGTATCATCAAGCACGGTAAGGCCCTGAACGGCTTCACCAACCCGGCTACCAACTCCTACAAGCGTCTGGTACCAGGCTTCGAAGCTCCGGTAATGCTGGCCTACTCGGCTCGCAACCGTTCCGCTTCGATCCGTATTCCTTACGTGTCGAGCCCGAAAGCCCGCCGTATCGAAGCACGCTTCCCGGATCCAGCAGCCAACCCGTACCTGGCGTTCGCTGCACTGCTGATGGCTGGCCTGGACGGCATCCAGAACAAGATCCACCCTGGCGATGCTGCTGACAAAAACCTGTACGACCTGCCGCCTGAAGAGGCCAAAGAGATCCCACAAGTTTGCGGCAGCCTGAAAGAAGCCCTGGAAGAGCTGGACAAGGGCCGTGCGTTCCTGACCAAGGGCGGCGTGTTCTCCGACGACTTCATCGACGCTTACATCGCTCTTAAAAGCGAAGAAGAAATCAAGGTCCGTACCTTCGTACACCCGCTGGAATACGACCTGTACTACAGCTGCTGA
- the thiI gene encoding tRNA uracil 4-sulfurtransferase ThiI, whose translation MKLIVKVFPEITIKSRPVRTRFIRQLAKNIRAVLRDLDPAVVVNGVWDNLELETRVEDPKALKEMGERLSCMPGIAHFLQIDEYPLGDFDDIVEKCKQHYGDALAGKIFSVRCKRAGKHPFSSIDIEKYVGSQLRRQCGAAGIDLKKPEIEVRIEVRDQRLFVIHSQHNGIGGYPLGALEQTLVLMSGGFDSTVAAYQIMRRGLMAHFCFFNLGGRAHELGVMEVAHFIWKKYGSSQRVLFVSVPFEEVLGEILGKVDNSHMGVVLKRMMLRASSQIAERLHIDALVTGEAISQVSSQTLPNLSVIDCVTDKLVLRPLIASHKQDIIDTANEIGTADFARHMPEYCGVISVNPKTAAKRYRVEHEEKEFDMAVLERALENAKLVPIDRVIDELGQDIQIEEVSDALAGQIVIDIRHPDAAEDDPLELAGIEVQTMPFYALNARFKELDPTRQYLLYCDKGVMSRLHAHHLLSEGHANVRVYRPS comes from the coding sequence ATGAAACTAATCGTAAAAGTCTTCCCCGAGATCACCATCAAGAGCCGCCCGGTACGGACGCGTTTCATCCGTCAGCTGGCCAAGAACATCCGTGCCGTGCTCCGCGATCTGGACCCGGCTGTGGTGGTGAACGGCGTGTGGGACAACCTCGAGCTGGAAACCCGCGTAGAAGACCCCAAGGCCCTGAAAGAGATGGGCGAGCGCCTGAGCTGCATGCCGGGCATCGCGCATTTCCTGCAGATCGACGAATACCCGCTGGGCGATTTCGACGACATCGTCGAGAAGTGCAAGCAGCACTACGGTGATGCACTGGCCGGCAAGATCTTCTCGGTGCGCTGCAAGCGTGCCGGCAAGCACCCGTTCAGCTCGATCGACATCGAGAAGTACGTCGGCAGCCAGTTGCGCCGTCAGTGCGGTGCCGCCGGGATCGACCTGAAAAAGCCGGAAATCGAAGTTCGTATCGAAGTTCGCGACCAACGGTTGTTTGTCATCCACAGCCAGCACAATGGCATCGGTGGTTATCCGCTGGGTGCCCTGGAGCAGACGCTGGTGCTGATGTCCGGTGGTTTCGACTCCACCGTGGCGGCCTACCAGATCATGCGCCGCGGGTTGATGGCGCACTTCTGCTTCTTCAACCTGGGTGGGCGTGCCCACGAACTGGGTGTGATGGAAGTCGCGCATTTCATCTGGAAGAAGTACGGCAGCTCGCAACGCGTGTTATTTGTCAGTGTGCCGTTCGAGGAAGTGCTGGGCGAAATTCTCGGCAAAGTCGATAACAGTCATATGGGCGTGGTATTGAAGCGTATGATGTTGCGCGCTTCCTCGCAGATTGCCGAGCGCCTGCACATCGACGCGCTGGTGACCGGCGAAGCGATCTCCCAGGTGTCGAGCCAGACGTTGCCGAACCTGTCCGTGATCGACTGCGTGACCGACAAGCTGGTGCTGCGCCCGCTGATCGCCAGTCACAAGCAGGACATCATCGACACTGCCAATGAAATCGGCACCGCCGATTTCGCCCGGCACATGCCGGAGTACTGTGGGGTCATTTCGGTCAACCCGAAGACCGCCGCCAAGCGCTACCGCGTCGAGCACGAAGAGAAAGAATTCGACATGGCGGTGCTCGAGCGTGCGCTCGAAAACGCCAAGCTGGTGCCGATCGACCGAGTGATCGACGAGTTGGGCCAGGACATTCAGATTGAAGAAGTCAGCGATGCGCTGGCCGGTCAGATCGTGATCGACATCCGCCACCCGGATGCCGCCGAGGATGACCCGCTGGAACTCGCTGGCATCGAGGTACAAACGATGCCGTTTTATGCACTGAACGCTCGTTTCAAGGAACTGGACCCTACTCGCCAGTACCTGCTGTATTGCGACAAAGGCGTGATGAGTCGCCTGCATGCCCACCATCTGCTCAGTGAGGGGCATGCCAATGTGCGCGTTTATCGACCGAGCTAA